A region of Ornithorhynchus anatinus isolate Pmale09 chromosome 5, mOrnAna1.pri.v4, whole genome shotgun sequence DNA encodes the following proteins:
- the KLHL25 gene encoding kelch-like protein 25, with protein MSVSVHENRKSRSSTGSANISVFHKPSHPDCVLAHLNTLRKHRMFTDVTLRAGDRAFPCHRAVLAASSRYFEAMFSHGLRESLDEAVNFHDSLHPEVLEPLLDFAYSSRIIINEENAESLLEAGDMLQFPDVRDAAAEFLEKNLFPTNCLGMMLLSDAHQCRRLYELSWRMCLAHFEALQRSEDFRSLSKATLLDLISSDELETEDERVVFEAVVRWVRHDPERRRAHLPELLGGVRLALLPADRLREAAASEPLIVGDERSRLLVAEALRCKERILRDAGAVPGPWARPRKAGHTLLILGGQTFLCDKIYQVDQQAKEIIPKADLPSPRKEFSACAVGCKVYVTGGRGAENGVSKDVWVYDTVHEEWAKAAPMLIARFGHGSAELQNRLYVVGGHTAVAGVFPASPSVSLKQVEKFDPETNKWAMVAPLRDGVSNAAVVSAQLKLFVFGGTSIHRDLAAKVQCYDPAQNRWTIEAECPQPWRYTAAAVLGSQIFIMGGDTEFTAASAYRFDCETTRWTRIGDMTAKRMSCHALASGNKLYVVGGYFGTQRCKTLDCYDPTSDTWNCVTTVPYSLIPTAFVSTWKHLPA; from the coding sequence ATGTCCGTCAGCGTCCATGAAAACCGCAAGTCCCGCAGCAGCACGGGCTCCGCGAACATCTCGGTCTTCCACAAGCCCTCCCACCCGGACTGTGTCCTGGCCCACCTGAACACCCTGCGTAAGCACCGCATGTTCACGGACGTGACCCTGCGGGCCGGCGACCGTGCCTTCCCCTGCCACCGGGCCGTGTTGGCCGCCTCCAGCCGCTACTTCGAGGCCATGTTCAGCCACGGCCTGCGGGAGAGCCTGGACGAGGCAGTCAACTTCCACGACAGCCTCCACCCTGAAGTGCTGGAGCCGCTGCTGGACTTCGCCTACTCGTCCCGGATCATCATCAACGAGGAGAATGCCGAGTCCCTGCTGGAGGCTGGGGACATGCTGCAGTTTCCCGACGTGCGGGATGCGGCGGCTGAGTTCCTGGAGAAGAACCTCTTCCCGACCAACTGCCTGGGCATGATGCTCCTGTCAGACGCCCACCAATGCCGGCGGCTCTACGAGCTGTCCTGGCGCATGTGCCTGGCGCACTTTGAGGCCCTGCAGCGGAGCGAGGACTTCCGCAGCCTGTCCAAGGCAACGCTGCTGGACCTGATCTCAAGCGACGAGCTGGAGACGGAGGATGAGCGGGTGGTCTTCGAAGCGGTGGTCCGCTGGGTCCGGCACGACCCGGAGCGGCGCCGGGCCCACCTGCCGGAGCTTCTGGGGGGCGTACGGCTAGCCCTGCTGCCTGCCGACCGCCTCCGGGAGGCAGCGGCCTCCGAACCGCTGATCGTGGGGGACGAACGCAGCCGGCTGCTCGTGGCCGAGGCCCTGCGCTGCAAGGAACGGATCCTGCGGGACGCCGGGGCGGTCCCCGGCCCCTGGGCCCGGCCCCGCAAGGCCGGCCACACCCTGCTCATCCTGGGCGGCCAGACCTTCCTGTGCGACAAGATCTACCAGGTGGACCAGCAGGCCAAGGAGATCATCCCCAAGGCCGACCTGCCCAGCCCCCGCAAGGAGTTCAGTGCCTGCGCCGTCGGCTGCAAGGTGTACGTgacggggggccgcggggccgagaATGGGGTCTCCAAAGACGTCTGGGTCTACGACACTGTCCACGAGGAGTGGGCCAAAGCCGCCCCCATGCTCATCGCCCGCTTCGGCCACGGCTCGGCCGAGCTGCAGAACCGTCTGTATGTGGTTGGGGGCCACACAGCTGTGGCAGGGGTCTTCCCGGCTTCCCCGTCTGTGTCCCTGAAGCAGGTGGAGAAGTTCGACCCAGAGACCAACAAGTGGGCAATGGTGGCGCCCCTCCGGGACGGCGTCAGCAACGCTGCCGTGGTCAGTGCCCAGCTCAAGCTCTTTGTCTTCGGTGGGACCAGCATCCACCGGGACCTGGCAGCCAAGGTCCAGTGCTACGACCCGGCCCAGAACCGCTGGACCATTGAGGCGGAGTGCCCCCAGCCCTGGCGCTACACCGCCGCCGCCGTGCTGGGCAGCCAGATTTTCATCATGGGCGGTGACACCGAGTTCACCGCTGCCTCGGCCTACCGCTTCGACTGCGAGACCACCCGCTGGACCCGCATCGGGGACATGACAGCCAAGCGCATGTCCTGCCATGCCCTGGCCTCGGGGAACAAGCTCTATGTCGTGGGAGGCTACTTTGGGACGCAGCGCTGCAAGACCCTGGACTGCTATGACCCCACCTCGGATACCTGGAACTGCGTCACTACAGTGCCTTACTCTCTCATCCCCACCGCCTTTGTCAGCACCTGGAAGCACCTTCCGGCCTGA